From the Desulfobacterales bacterium genome, the window CAGCTATAATAGTATTTTTTTCAACGCGGATATCAATGCAGTCAGCTATTAAACCTGCATTGCAATAGGCTGTTGTTCGAGATGCAAGTTCTTTGCTAAAATCTGTAAGGCCAAACAAAACAAGCCATGGACGTCTTTTTTTTATAAAATCTGAAAAATGGTAAGAATAAATATCAGCTCTTTTTTCTGTAAAGGCTTTATTTTCAAGGATATAAACAAAATCAGCTCCATGTTCAATACATTTTTCAGCGTAATTTTGAAGGGTTAAATTTCCCGGTTGTTCAGAATTGAAGCCCATTAAAACCGCAGCTATTTTCCCAGAAACTGCTTTTGAAAGCTCTCGACCTTTGGATAATATATTTAAACAATATCCAAAATGATGATCATTTCGGATATCAGCAAATACCCAGATTTCTTTTTCAACTATGTTATTCATAAAATAAATACCTTTAAATTCATTATGCTGCTATTGAATTAATCCTGCAGAACTAAGTCTATTAATTAATTCTTCAGCTTGTTCTTCAGATGTTCCTGGAATAAATTCGCATTTACGGCTTTTTGATATACGTTTTATAGAAATAACTTTAGTTGGAGATGCTTTTTCTCCAACTTCTGACGAATTAATTCCTAAATCTTTTAAATTCCATTTTTCGATTTTTCCATTTTCAAAAGCTTTTTCAAGTCCTTTTAATTCTATGTCACGAACTTGAAAAGAACCTGTGCGTATTGTAAAAGCAGCTGGTATGACAGTTGAAAATTTTTCATGGAACTCATCTATTCTTCTTTCAATTTTTATATTTTTTTCTTCGATTTGATATGAAACTACACCACTTATAAGGGGAATACGAAGTAGAACCGATGTTTGATAAGGAACCTGACCTGTATCACTATCAGCGGTCATAGTTCCAAAAAGAACAATATCAAATGGGTTTAATTTTTTTATTGCAGCTGATAATACTTTAGAAGTTATAAGAGTATCAGAACCAACTAAAGCGGAATCTGAAATTAAAATGCCTCTATCAACGCCCATAGACATCGCTTCAAAAAGAGAAAATTTAGAAGTGTCAGGCCCCATAGAAATAGCTGTAACAGTCCCGCCTTGTTCTTTTTTCATCCGTAAAGCAACTTCAAGAGCAGGTCTGTCAAAAGGATTTAAGTCTAAAGTTTCGGGCGATCTTAAAAATTTATTTCCTTCCGGAACCCTAATTATAACGGACTTAATACAAACAATTATGTGCATTTATTTTTTACCTTCAATTATTTTGGGTGTGTCCCACCTTTTACACAAAGGCATAAAATTTTTTAGGAACTAAACGTCGTAGGACGTCATTCCGGAAAAAATTGAAAAATGAATATTTTTCAATTTTAATCCGGAATCCAGAATAACGTCGTCATATTCTCTGGATTCCGGGTTAAAGTCAGAAAATCTAAACGATTTTCTGACTTTCCCCGGAATGACGATAAATCCAAAATACTGTATATCTGACGTGTCATTCCTGTTATGTGTAAAAGATGGGACACACCCATTATTTTTTAATATTGGCTTAAAACTTCCCTTGCTATAACCATTCTGTGTATTTCGGATGTACCTTCATAAATCCTTGTAACCCTTGCATCTCTATAATATCTCTCTACAGGATAAGATTTTGAATAGCCGTAGCCACCGTGTATTTGAATTGCCATATCTGTTACTTTTGTTGATATTTCAGAAGCGTATAATTTTGCCATAGCGGCTGCTTCTGAAAAAGGTTTTGATTGATCTTTAAGAGCTGCAGCTCTATAAACCAGTAATCGTGCAGCTTCAACATATGTTGCCATATCCGCTATCATCATTTGAATTGCTTGATGTTTGGCAATGGGAACTCCAAATTGCTGTCTTTGATTAGCATATCTAACTCCAGATTCAAGCGCAGCTTGAGCAATTCCTACTGCTTGAGCCGCAATTCCTATTCTTCCTGTATCTAAAGCAGCAAGTCCTATTTTTAAGCCCATTCCTTCTTTACCTAAAATATTTTTAGCAGAAATACGGCAATCATAAAGCCGGATTGAACTAACGGGATTTGCCCTCATACCGCATAAATCTTCTAAATCACCGACTACAAAGCCCGGCATTCCCCTTTCAGCAATAATTACACTTATTCCTTTTCGTCCTGCTTTTGGATCAGTTCTTACAAAAAATAAACAAGTATCAGCAACACCTCCGTTTGTAATAAGAACTTTATTTGCATTAACAATATAATCATCTCCATTACGGATAGCAGTTGCTTCAATTCCTGCAGCATCTGAACCGGCATTAGGTTCAGTTAAACAAAAAGCTCCAATCTTTTCACCTCTTGCAAGAGGCGGAACGAATTTTTGTTTTTGTTCTTCGTTCCCAAATACAAGTATCGGGTAAACTGCGACACTATTATGAACTGTAACACACAAACCAAGTC encodes:
- a CDS encoding electron transfer flavoprotein subunit beta/FixA family protein, producing MHIIVCIKSVIIRVPEGNKFLRSPETLDLNPFDRPALEVALRMKKEQGGTVTAISMGPDTSKFSLFEAMSMGVDRGILISDSALVGSDTLITSKVLSAAIKKLNPFDIVLFGTMTADSDTGQVPYQTSVLLRIPLISGVVSYQIEEKNIKIERRIDEFHEKFSTVIPAAFTIRTGSFQVRDIELKGLEKAFENGKIEKWNLKDLGINSSEVGEKASPTKVISIKRISKSRKCEFIPGTSEEQAEELINRLSSAGLIQ
- a CDS encoding acyl-CoA dehydrogenase family protein — encoded protein: MLEPFISDKNHAVRKSVRTFCEREIQPVAKELDQEARFPWEIVDKMGKLGYFGIQVPSGLSGAAMDTISYVIVIEEISRACAGLGLCVTVHNSVAVYPILVFGNEEQKQKFVPPLARGEKIGAFCLTEPNAGSDAAGIEATAIRNGDDYIVNANKVLITNGGVADTCLFFVRTDPKAGRKGISVIIAERGMPGFVVGDLEDLCGMRANPVSSIRLYDCRISAKNILGKEGMGLKIGLAALDTGRIGIAAQAVGIAQAALESGVRYANQRQQFGVPIAKHQAIQMMIADMATYVEAARLLVYRAAALKDQSKPFSEAAAMAKLYASEISTKVTDMAIQIHGGYGYSKSYPVERYYRDARVTRIYEGTSEIHRMVIAREVLSQY